The Tindallia magadiensis genome includes a window with the following:
- a CDS encoding MIP/aquaporin family protein produces MMKKSLSGELLAEFIGTLILIFIGAGCVAGLVLSGATYSQWEISVIWGLGVTMAIYITGAVSGTHINPAVTIALMIYRDFPRRKVLPYIISQVAGAFSGAALVYTMYREAFIEFEQQTGILRGSMESIQTAGIFSTYPQSYLSNLQALFIEIVITAFLLMVIFAVTDERNVNAPKGKYAPFAALLIGLTIAIIGSSFGTLTGFAMNPARDFGPKLFTAIAGWGSVGIPGPNYYFWVPIVGPVIGGITGGFIYDFAIRKNIAEADDVVPEEIQQLSADEEKLRPILKEEN; encoded by the coding sequence ATGATGAAAAAGAGCTTGTCAGGTGAGTTGTTGGCAGAGTTTATTGGAACATTAATTCTAATATTTATTGGTGCTGGATGTGTGGCAGGACTGGTTTTAAGTGGGGCCACCTATTCTCAGTGGGAAATCAGTGTCATTTGGGGTTTGGGAGTTACCATGGCGATTTATATTACAGGAGCCGTTTCAGGGACACATATTAATCCGGCAGTGACCATTGCATTAATGATATATCGAGATTTTCCTCGAAGAAAAGTACTTCCTTACATTATTTCTCAAGTGGCAGGAGCCTTTAGCGGGGCGGCGTTAGTATATACAATGTACCGAGAAGCCTTTATTGAATTTGAACAACAAACGGGAATTCTTAGAGGTAGTATGGAAAGCATTCAAACAGCTGGGATTTTTTCTACTTACCCCCAAAGCTACCTTAGCAACCTACAAGCATTATTCATTGAAATTGTTATTACAGCATTTTTACTAATGGTTATCTTTGCTGTAACAGATGAGCGGAATGTTAATGCACCAAAGGGAAAATATGCTCCCTTTGCAGCACTGTTAATCGGATTAACCATTGCGATTATCGGATCATCTTTTGGTACATTGACAGGCTTTGCTATGAATCCGGCCCGTGATTTCGGACCAAAGCTTTTTACGGCAATAGCAGGATGGGGATCTGTAGGAATTCCGGGTCCGAACTATTATTTCTGGGTGCCTATTGTGGGACCGGTCATTGGAGGGATTACGGGAGGGTTTATTTACGATTTTGCTATTCGAAAAAATATAGCTGAAGCAGATGATGTGGTTCCGGAAGAAATCCAGCAATTGTCCGCAGATGAAGAAAAACTACGTCCTATCTTAAAAGAAGAAAATTAA
- a CDS encoding DUF1667 domain-containing protein has protein sequence MSKVEGREITCIACPMGCKLEITMDENTYVIEGYKCKKGLEYGEQELKDPRRTITTTIAVKDGFLPLIPVKTDRPLPKGKIFELMKEIDHCLITAPIKMGQTLLENFQDTGVNIVATRDLPAMKEEES, from the coding sequence ATGAGTAAAGTAGAAGGGAGAGAAATCACCTGTATTGCTTGCCCTATGGGCTGCAAGCTTGAAATCACGATGGACGAAAACACATATGTAATAGAAGGGTATAAGTGTAAAAAAGGGCTGGAATACGGAGAACAGGAGTTAAAAGATCCAAGAAGAACGATTACTACGACCATTGCTGTAAAAGATGGATTTCTTCCACTAATACCTGTAAAGACCGACCGACCCTTGCCAAAGGGAAAAATCTTCGAGTTGATGAAAGAGATCGATCATTGTTTAATAACGGCTCCTATTAAAATGGGTCAGACTCTTTTGGAAAATTTTCAAGATACCGGAGTGAATATTGTGGCGACTCGTGATCTTCCAGCGATGAAGGAAGAGGAAAGCTGA
- a CDS encoding NAD(P)/FAD-dependent oxidoreductase, which yields MKDVIVIGGGPAGIGAALEAKKTGAKSVVLLERDRELGGILNQCIHTGFGLHEFNEELTGPEYAQRFINQLKNEDIEVHLNTMVMDLTEDRRVTALGEQGIWQIQGKAVVLAMGCRERTAGAIDIQGYRPAGVYNAGMAQRILNMEGYQIGKEVVVYGSGDIGLIMARRMTLEGAKVKAVVEVMPHSSGLYRNIAQCLEDYEIPLLLRHQIQEVHGKDRIEGITISQIDEQWQPVKGTQQIISCDTLLLSVGLIPENELSEKGKVLLDPKTKGALVNSMMETNVPGIFSCGNVLHVHDIVDFVTKESRIAGRNAARFAIDDLPCGTELSVKPGKGVAYTLPQKIMVEDPEGITLSLRSYKIYRKAAIKVKDGERTVKEKRERMIVPSEMVQIHLDAKELKSLRGEIMIEIEGEENE from the coding sequence ATGAAGGACGTAATTGTCATTGGTGGTGGACCTGCCGGCATCGGAGCAGCCTTGGAAGCAAAAAAAACTGGTGCAAAGTCCGTTGTGCTGCTGGAACGAGATCGAGAGCTGGGAGGAATTCTTAACCAATGCATCCATACCGGCTTTGGACTACATGAGTTTAACGAGGAGCTTACTGGTCCTGAATATGCTCAACGATTTATTAATCAACTGAAAAATGAAGATATTGAAGTACATCTCAATACGATGGTAATGGATTTAACGGAAGATCGAAGAGTAACTGCCCTTGGAGAACAGGGAATCTGGCAGATTCAAGGAAAAGCTGTTGTCTTGGCGATGGGTTGTCGAGAACGGACGGCAGGTGCCATAGATATTCAAGGATACCGACCGGCAGGGGTATATAACGCAGGGATGGCTCAGCGGATTTTAAATATGGAAGGTTATCAAATAGGGAAAGAAGTAGTCGTTTATGGATCTGGTGATATTGGCCTTATTATGGCTCGAAGAATGACCTTAGAAGGAGCAAAAGTGAAAGCTGTAGTGGAAGTGATGCCTCATTCCAGTGGTCTTTATCGGAATATTGCTCAATGTTTGGAGGATTATGAGATTCCACTGCTTCTTCGTCACCAGATTCAAGAGGTTCACGGAAAAGATCGGATAGAAGGGATAACCATCAGTCAAATAGATGAACAGTGGCAACCTGTCAAGGGAACTCAGCAAATCATATCCTGTGATACCCTGCTGCTTTCTGTGGGTCTTATTCCAGAAAATGAACTTTCAGAAAAAGGAAAAGTTTTGCTAGATCCTAAGACCAAGGGAGCGTTGGTTAATAGCATGATGGAAACGAATGTACCGGGAATTTTTTCTTGCGGAAACGTTCTTCATGTTCATGATATTGTAGATTTTGTTACTAAAGAAAGTCGCATTGCAGGGAGAAATGCGGCACGTTTTGCAATAGATGACTTGCCTTGTGGTACAGAATTATCTGTAAAACCAGGGAAAGGGGTTGCTTATACGCTGCCCCAAAAGATTATGGTAGAAGATCCTGAAGGAATTACCCTTTCACTACGAAGTTACAAAATTTACAGAAAAGCTGCTATAAAGGTAAAGGATGGAGAACGGACGGTAAAAGAAAAAAGAGAAAGAATGATTGTTCCCTCTGAAATGGTGCAAATTCACTTGGATGCTAAAGAACTGAAATCACTAAGGGGAGAAATTATGATAGAGATAGAGGGTGAGGAGAATGAGTAA
- a CDS encoding NAD(P)/FAD-dependent oxidoreductase, with product MYDIIIVGAGVIGSAIARELSKNQGRVAILEKNTEVCQGTSKANSAIVHGGYDALHGTLKGKLNKRGVDLYPGLSKDLNFPYERCGSMVLAFTPEEEEKLLGLLENGKRNGVEGLEILTGEEALKKEPGISSKVTKALYAKNVGITCPFNMTFALLENAMENGTELFVNTEVMKIEKEKELVKVYTTQGEFEGRMLINAAGVSADRIAKMVGDKEYKITPNRGEYRILDRKVGNAVSHVIFQTPTPDGKGVLVAPTVHGNIIVGPTSESIKNPEDTKTTKSGIKKVDRTAVRGVPGIPLSQSIRIFSGIRASIEENDFVIESSKSMEEVIHLIGIDSPGLASAPAIGEMIAEEITQKLCLKKKKNFVSKRKSIPHFDALSKEEKEALLKENPRYQKIICRCEMITEAEIVEAIHRKGGATTLDGIKRRVRPGSGRCQGGFCGPRVLDILSRELETPMEEIRKEGRNSKLLTGKLKGALK from the coding sequence ATGTACGATATCATCATTGTAGGGGCAGGAGTTATAGGAAGCGCTATTGCCAGGGAACTGTCAAAAAATCAGGGAAGGGTAGCGATATTGGAAAAAAATACGGAAGTATGTCAAGGAACAAGTAAAGCTAATAGTGCTATTGTTCATGGAGGATACGATGCTTTGCACGGCACCTTAAAGGGGAAGTTGAACAAACGAGGGGTAGACCTTTACCCTGGTCTCTCGAAGGATTTGAACTTTCCCTATGAGCGCTGTGGTTCCATGGTTCTGGCGTTTACCCCAGAAGAGGAAGAGAAGCTTTTGGGATTACTGGAAAATGGAAAAAGAAATGGTGTTGAAGGTTTGGAAATTTTGACTGGGGAAGAAGCTCTCAAAAAAGAGCCTGGAATTTCTTCTAAAGTGACAAAGGCGTTATATGCAAAAAATGTAGGAATCACTTGTCCTTTTAATATGACCTTTGCTCTGCTAGAAAATGCGATGGAGAATGGGACAGAACTTTTTGTGAACACTGAAGTTATGAAGATTGAAAAAGAAAAAGAGCTAGTAAAGGTTTACACCACTCAAGGCGAATTTGAGGGGAGAATGCTGATTAATGCCGCTGGAGTATCCGCCGATAGAATTGCTAAAATGGTAGGAGATAAAGAGTATAAAATTACGCCAAATCGTGGAGAATATCGAATTCTTGATCGAAAAGTTGGAAATGCGGTATCTCATGTGATTTTTCAAACACCTACTCCGGATGGAAAAGGGGTGTTGGTTGCTCCTACGGTGCACGGAAATATAATAGTAGGACCTACCTCTGAAAGTATTAAAAACCCAGAAGACACTAAGACAACAAAGAGTGGAATTAAAAAAGTGGATCGTACCGCTGTTAGAGGAGTGCCAGGGATACCGTTAAGCCAAAGCATACGAATATTCTCTGGGATTCGAGCTTCTATTGAGGAAAATGATTTTGTTATAGAGTCTTCTAAATCTATGGAAGAGGTAATTCATTTGATAGGCATTGATTCTCCAGGATTAGCCTCGGCTCCAGCTATTGGAGAAATGATAGCGGAAGAGATAACTCAAAAGTTGTGCTTGAAAAAAAAGAAAAATTTTGTTTCGAAACGCAAATCCATTCCACACTTTGATGCCTTGAGCAAAGAGGAAAAAGAAGCTCTTTTAAAAGAAAATCCTCGGTACCAAAAGATCATCTGCCGCTGTGAGATGATTACGGAGGCTGAAATTGTAGAAGCCATCCATAGAAAAGGGGGAGCTACCACTTTGGATGGGATTAAAAGACGGGTAAGACCAGGTTCGGGTCGTTGTCAAGGAGGATTTTGTGGTCCGCGAGTACTGGATATTTTATCCCGAGAGTTGGAAACTCCTATGGAGGAAATTCGAAAAGAAGGCAGGAATTCCAAACTATTGACCGGCAAACTGAAAGGAGCATTAAAGTGA